Within Zonotrichia albicollis isolate bZonAlb1 chromosome 18, bZonAlb1.hap1, whole genome shotgun sequence, the genomic segment CAGCTCAGCCCATCCCTAACTGCCTCCCCGGTGtgtgcagctgccagggctcagcccgttCTCAGCCAGCCCCACTCGGTGTTCGTGCAGCCTGGGCAGAGCGCTCGGCTCTCGTGCATGCTGAGCCCGCAGTACAACATCAGCCACTTCGGCATCTCCTGGTACCAGCAGCGCCCGGGGCACTCCCTCACGTACCTGCTCTACTACAACTCCGAGAGAGACAAGCACAAGCCTGCCAGGACTCCCGAGCGCTTCTCGGCCACCAAGGACCTGGCCAGCAACGCCTGCATCCTCACCATCGCCGCCGCCTGCCAGGACGACAGCGGCACCTATTactgtgccctgtccccagccctcaggTGGCTCTAGAGAGcggcagccctgggagggatGGTTAAAATCCACCTTTGCATTGAGACATAAACTTGAAAGAATTTCGGGATTTTAGAGGAGCTGAGGTTTTAGTTAAAGTTAAGCCTTTAATATTAGAGTTTATCAAAGTAAATAGGTAGGCCTTGATGAAGTTAAGAGTTAGTAGTTAACTGATATTTGATTGCTTGTCCACATAATGTTTGGTTAGCTGGGTGTATAATGAAGAATATAGAAACTGATAAATAGCTTTTAGGTACATAAGACAACTGTAGGCCTCCTCTGCTCTGAAACCAATTGAAGATGAGGAATGGGAGTTTTACCAATGGGTTCATTTGTCATATTTGCATTGAAAAGGTGGAAAGGTCAGAACGAGGAAGACTTCATTTACTTCCTCAttttgggacccctccccatgaaAGGGACCATTGATCCATTTCAAGAAACAAACTACGCATGCTTAAAAGCTTTTGA encodes:
- the VPREB3 gene encoding pre-B lymphocyte protein 3; protein product: MALGVTALLLLGTLGTAARAQPVLSQPHSVFVQPGQSARLSCMLSPQYNISHFGISWYQQRPGHSLTYLLYYNSERDKHKPARTPERFSATKDLASNACILTIAAACQDDSGTYYCALSPALRWL